One window of Candidatus Methylocalor cossyra genomic DNA carries:
- the hisA gene encoding 1-(5-phosphoribosyl)-5-[(5-phosphoribosylamino)methylideneamino]imidazole-4-carboxamide isomerase has protein sequence MLLIPAIDLKDGKCVRLRQGRMDDDTVFSDDPVAMAGKWVAAGATRLHLVDLDGAVAGTPKNAAVIQAIRDAHPDVRLQVGGGIRDEETIQSYLDRGVDYVIIGTKAVSAPHFVREVAAEFPNHIIVGLDAKDGKVAIDGWSKLSHHDVIDLAQKFEEDGVEAIVYTDISRDGMLQGINVEATARLARAIRIPVIASGGIRNLDDIHALGRAVGDGILGAITGRAIYEGTLDFAAGLKVAEQY, from the coding sequence ATGCTCCTGATACCTGCTATCGACCTCAAAGATGGCAAGTGTGTGCGGCTGCGGCAAGGCCGCATGGACGATGACACGGTGTTCTCCGACGATCCGGTGGCGATGGCCGGGAAATGGGTAGCGGCCGGGGCCACCCGCCTGCATTTGGTGGACCTTGACGGCGCCGTCGCTGGCACCCCCAAGAACGCCGCCGTGATCCAAGCCATCCGGGATGCCCACCCGGACGTGCGGCTCCAGGTGGGCGGCGGGATCCGCGACGAGGAGACCATCCAGTCCTATCTGGACCGCGGGGTGGATTACGTCATCATCGGTACCAAGGCGGTGAGCGCGCCCCATTTCGTCCGCGAGGTGGCGGCGGAATTTCCCAACCACATCATCGTCGGCCTGGATGCCAAGGACGGCAAGGTGGCCATCGACGGCTGGTCCAAGCTGTCCCACCACGACGTGATCGACCTGGCGCAAAAGTTCGAGGAGGACGGCGTGGAAGCCATCGTCTACACCGACATCAGCCGCGACGGCATGCTGCAGGGCATCAACGTGGAGGCCACCGCGCGCCTGGCCCGTGCCATCCGGATCCCGGTCATCGCCTCCGGCGGCATCCGCAACCTGGACGATATCCACGCCCTCGGCCGGGCGGTCGGCGATGGTATCCTAGGCGCCATCACCGGGCGCGCGATCTACGAAGGCACCCTGGACTTCGCCGCCGGGCTGAAGGTGGCGGAGCAATACTGA
- the hisF gene encoding imidazole glycerol phosphate synthase subunit HisF, producing the protein MLAKRIIPCLDVDRGRVVKGVRFAALRDAGDPVEVARRYDREGADELAFLDITASAERRDTLIQVVERVAGEVFIPLTVGGGIRTLEDIRRLLNAGADKVSLNTAAVARPELVREAAERFGAQCIVVAIDAKRAAPGRWEIYTHGGRTPTGLDAVDWARRMVAYGAGEILLTSMDRDGTKQGFDLELTRTVSEAVTVPIIASGGVGTLAHLAAGIIEGKADAVLAASIFHFGDYSLREAKEYLAERGIEVRL; encoded by the coding sequence ATGCTGGCCAAGCGCATCATCCCGTGTCTAGACGTAGACCGGGGTCGGGTGGTCAAGGGGGTGCGCTTCGCCGCGCTCCGGGATGCCGGCGATCCGGTCGAAGTGGCCCGCCGCTACGACCGGGAAGGGGCCGACGAGCTCGCCTTCCTCGACATCACCGCCAGCGCTGAGCGGCGCGACACCCTGATCCAGGTAGTGGAGCGGGTGGCCGGCGAGGTGTTCATCCCCCTCACCGTGGGAGGTGGCATCCGCACCCTGGAGGACATTCGCCGGCTGCTCAATGCCGGGGCCGACAAGGTCAGCCTCAACACCGCTGCGGTCGCCCGCCCCGAGCTGGTGCGCGAGGCCGCCGAACGGTTCGGCGCGCAGTGCATCGTGGTGGCCATCGATGCCAAGCGGGCGGCGCCCGGGCGTTGGGAGATCTACACCCATGGCGGACGCACGCCAACTGGCCTCGACGCCGTGGACTGGGCGCGGCGCATGGTCGCTTACGGCGCCGGGGAAATCCTCCTCACCAGCATGGACCGGGACGGCACTAAGCAAGGTTTCGACCTGGAGCTGACCCGTACCGTGAGCGAGGCGGTCACGGTCCCGATCATCGCCTCCGGCGGGGTCGGCACCCTCGCACACCTGGCAGCCGGCATCATCGAAGGCAAAGCCGATGCGGTGCTGGCCGCCAGCATCTTTCATTTCGGCGACTATTCCCTGCGCGAGGCCAAGGAATACCTGGCCGAGCGGGGCATCGAGGTGCGTTTGTGA
- the hisI gene encoding phosphoribosyl-AMP cyclohydrolase, translating to MTTWLDQVRFSTEGLIPAIAQEASTGQVLMVAWMNREALQLTAAEGYAVYWSRSRQQLWRKGEESGHRQRIVEIRLDCDADVVLLRVEQHGGIACHTGRHHCFFRVLRDGRWETVEPVLKSPAAIYGE from the coding sequence GTGACGACCTGGCTGGACCAAGTCCGCTTTTCCACCGAGGGATTGATCCCGGCCATCGCCCAAGAGGCAAGCACCGGGCAGGTGCTGATGGTGGCCTGGATGAACCGGGAAGCGCTGCAGCTGACCGCCGCCGAGGGCTACGCCGTGTACTGGTCGCGTTCGCGCCAGCAGCTCTGGCGCAAGGGCGAGGAATCCGGGCATCGGCAACGGATCGTGGAGATCCGCCTCGATTGCGACGCGGACGTGGTGCTGCTGCGGGTCGAGCAGCACGGCGGGATCGCCTGCCACACCGGGCGCCATCATTGCTTCTTCCGGGTCCTGCGGGACGGGCGCTGGGAAACGGTGGAACCGGTTCTGAAGTCCCCCGCCGCCATTTACGGGGAGTGA
- a CDS encoding gamma carbonic anhydrase family protein, with protein sequence MALQAFNGIEPRLGAGVYLADSALVIGDVTLGRDVSVWPFTVLRGDVHRIEIGDETNIQDGCVLHVTHRSATNPEGHPLRVGRGVTVGHRVVLHGCTVGDLCLIGIGAIILDGAVVEDRVMVGAGALVPSGKRLESGFLYLGSPARPVRALKDEELEYLSYSRDGYVRLKNQYLRGS encoded by the coding sequence ATGGCGCTACAGGCTTTCAACGGTATCGAGCCCCGCTTGGGCGCGGGCGTTTATCTCGCGGATAGCGCCCTGGTCATCGGCGATGTCACCCTCGGCAGGGATGTTTCCGTGTGGCCCTTCACCGTCCTGCGCGGGGATGTCCATCGCATCGAAATCGGTGATGAAACTAACATCCAGGACGGCTGCGTGCTGCATGTCACCCATCGCAGCGCGACCAATCCCGAGGGTCATCCCTTGCGCGTCGGCCGGGGCGTCACCGTCGGGCACCGGGTGGTCTTGCATGGCTGCACCGTGGGCGATCTGTGCCTAATCGGCATCGGTGCCATCATTCTGGACGGGGCGGTGGTCGAGGATCGCGTGATGGTCGGCGCCGGTGCCTTGGTTCCCTCCGGCAAGCGCCTGGAAAGCGGGTTTCTCTATCTCGGTAGTCCGGCCCGGCCGGTGCGGGCGCTGAAGGACGAAGAGCTGGAGTATCTGAGCTATTCGCGGGACGGTTACGTGCGCTTGAAGAACCAATACCTACGTGGGTCTTAA
- a CDS encoding HopJ type III effector protein, translating to MSPVLAAFLAKVRGGQPVEFEETLAVIAAHYHYRPTRFCNGLGADCLVNEPGSNEGSCKIFYFARLHGLSEAETLALFGGYYRDEVLRRPTGNDHRNIRTFMRYGWSGIHFAEAALVPQEG from the coding sequence ATGAGCCCAGTCCTCGCGGCCTTCCTGGCCAAGGTGAGGGGCGGCCAACCGGTGGAGTTCGAAGAGACCCTGGCGGTCATCGCCGCCCACTACCACTATCGGCCGACCCGTTTTTGCAACGGCCTTGGCGCCGACTGCCTGGTGAACGAACCGGGGAGTAACGAAGGGTCTTGCAAGATTTTTTACTTCGCCCGCCTGCACGGACTCTCCGAGGCGGAGACCCTGGCCTTGTTCGGCGGCTATTATCGGGACGAGGTCCTGCGCCGTCCCACTGGGAACGATCACCGCAACATCCGGACCTTCATGCGCTATGGTTGGTCCGGCATCCACTTTGCCGAAGCGGCGCTGGTTCCCCAGGAGGGATGA
- a CDS encoding isochorismatase family protein, translating to MSTDLLDAGHSLVALIDLQERLLAAMPESDRSRVVEASAILLAAAGTLDIPVVYSEQYPKGLGATVPAVRERLPSGSVGVEKTAFSCYAVEDFRKALGDRSQLVLLGQEAHVCVLQTALEANAAGRRVFVVEEAVCSRFPAHKQNALARLRAAGVVVTNVESVLFEWLRDAAHPAFKAVSALIPRARP from the coding sequence GTGAGCACGGACTTACTCGATGCCGGCCACAGCCTGGTGGCGCTCATCGATCTGCAGGAGCGCCTGCTGGCCGCCATGCCGGAAAGCGACCGGAGCCGGGTGGTCGAGGCCAGCGCCATCCTCCTGGCGGCCGCTGGCACCTTGGACATCCCGGTCGTTTATTCCGAGCAATACCCTAAGGGGCTTGGCGCCACGGTGCCGGCGGTGCGGGAGCGGCTGCCCTCAGGCAGCGTGGGGGTGGAAAAGACCGCCTTTTCCTGTTATGCCGTCGAAGACTTCCGCAAGGCCCTGGGCGACCGGTCCCAGCTGGTCTTACTCGGGCAGGAGGCCCACGTCTGCGTGCTGCAGACGGCCCTCGAGGCGAACGCCGCCGGCCGGCGGGTGTTCGTGGTCGAGGAGGCGGTTTGTTCCAGGTTCCCGGCCCACAAACAGAACGCCTTGGCACGGCTGCGGGCGGCCGGGGTGGTGGTCACCAATGTGGAGTCGGTGCTGTTCGAATGGCTGCGGGATGCCGCCCATCCCGCGTTCAAAGCCGTTTCCGCGCTGATTCCGCGCGCTCGCCCATGA
- a CDS encoding NYN domain-containing protein — translation MSSVVKTFSTARVGVFVDSANMYRNGGARMQYDVLREFACRDNGEPVRLNAYVSYDARRAKTDFDYRKKAEGFHSVLRDIGYKVIIKEVKWYVDEFGEQIQKANADLDLAVDALLQSENLDRVLIASGDGDFVQVVRALQNKGCRVEVVALDNVSAALRQEADSFISGYLIPNLILTPNPTPEWGQVGSWVRGWCYYYDDAKGIGFMRYLTRIDKHLWLTDKRKHPESPFETCFFHFSKLQDESLTAKLPSREFIFEFKLAASERGPDKMNATDIRLVSEL, via the coding sequence ATGAGTTCTGTGGTGAAAACTTTTTCCACCGCCAGAGTGGGTGTTTTCGTGGATTCCGCGAATATGTATCGCAACGGCGGAGCCCGCATGCAATACGATGTCCTGCGGGAATTCGCCTGCCGCGACAACGGCGAGCCGGTACGCCTCAACGCCTATGTATCCTACGACGCCCGGCGCGCCAAGACCGATTTCGATTACCGCAAGAAAGCGGAAGGCTTTCATTCGGTGCTGCGGGATATTGGCTACAAAGTCATCATCAAGGAGGTGAAATGGTATGTGGACGAGTTCGGCGAGCAAATCCAAAAGGCCAATGCCGATCTCGACCTGGCCGTGGATGCCCTGTTGCAGTCGGAAAATCTCGACCGGGTGCTGATCGCCAGCGGCGACGGCGACTTCGTTCAAGTGGTGCGGGCGCTGCAGAACAAGGGCTGCCGCGTGGAAGTGGTGGCGCTCGACAACGTGTCCGCGGCCTTGCGGCAGGAAGCCGACTCCTTCATCTCCGGTTATCTGATTCCCAACCTAATTCTCACCCCGAACCCTACCCCGGAGTGGGGCCAGGTGGGTTCTTGGGTACGCGGTTGGTGTTACTATTACGACGATGCCAAGGGTATCGGGTTCATGCGCTATCTGACCAGAATCGACAAGCATCTATGGCTTACGGACAAGCGCAAGCATCCGGAATCGCCGTTCGAAACCTGCTTTTTCCATTTCTCGAAACTGCAGGACGAATCCCTCACCGCCAAGTTACCGAGCCGGGAATTCATCTTCGAGTTCAAACTGGCGGCCTCGGAGCGCGGGCCGGACAAGATGAACGCGACCGACATCCGCTTGGTCAGTGAATTGTGA
- a CDS encoding arylesterase has product MRRWVLSFILFFALSGLVQGKTVLVLGDSISAGYGLENIQQGWVALLQEKLRPRGISVINASVSGDTSAGGLARLDPLLAEHRPAVVILELGGNDGLRGLSPQQMEANLEALVDRSRAAGAQVLLLGMKIPPNYGKRYTEMFQDVYRRVAERKEVAWVPFLLEGVGGRDALMQTDGIHPNRDAQAILFARVWEKLEPLLSP; this is encoded by the coding sequence ATGCGTAGATGGGTCTTGTCGTTCATCTTGTTCTTCGCACTGTCGGGCCTGGTTCAGGGGAAGACGGTACTGGTGCTGGGCGATAGTATCAGTGCGGGCTACGGCCTCGAAAACATCCAGCAGGGTTGGGTGGCGTTGCTCCAGGAAAAGCTGCGGCCACGCGGCATCAGCGTGATCAACGCCAGCGTTTCCGGCGACACCAGCGCCGGCGGGCTGGCCCGCCTCGACCCTCTGCTGGCCGAGCACCGCCCGGCCGTGGTCATTCTGGAACTGGGCGGCAACGACGGGCTGCGCGGCCTTTCTCCGCAGCAAATGGAAGCGAACCTGGAAGCCCTGGTGGACCGATCGCGGGCCGCAGGGGCCCAGGTGTTGCTCCTGGGCATGAAAATCCCACCCAATTACGGCAAGCGCTACACCGAAATGTTCCAGGACGTCTACCGCCGGGTGGCTGAGCGCAAGGAGGTGGCGTGGGTGCCTTTTTTGCTGGAAGGGGTGGGTGGCCGCGACGCGCTGATGCAGACCGATGGCATCCATCCCAACCGGGATGCCCAGGCGATCCTGTTCGCCCGGGTGTGGGAAAAGCTCGAGCCGCTCCTTAGCCCCTGA
- a CDS encoding ABC transporter ATP-binding protein: MASKSLEAENLPGAREIVRAERLGKRVTTADGRLDILTAVDLTIKPGETLAVVGASGSGKSTLLGLLAGLDSASEGRVWLGGTCLTDLDEDGRARLRSRYVGFVFQSFQLLPNLTALENVILPLELAGAPDARARGLAMLARVGLAQRVKHYPRQLSGGEQQRVALARAFVTEPLILFADEPTGNLDRKTGRTIIDLLFELNREKNTTLVLVTHDEALAARCQRTIRLEDGRIVGHSG, from the coding sequence ATGGCAAGCAAATCCTTGGAAGCGGAGAACCTCCCCGGCGCACGGGAAATCGTCCGGGCAGAGAGGCTCGGCAAGCGGGTCACCACCGCCGATGGCCGGCTCGATATATTGACAGCAGTGGACCTTACGATCAAACCGGGCGAAACGCTGGCGGTGGTGGGGGCGTCCGGGTCCGGAAAGTCCACCCTGCTGGGGCTGTTGGCCGGCCTGGACAGCGCCTCGGAGGGCCGCGTCTGGTTGGGAGGAACCTGCCTCACCGACCTGGACGAGGACGGCCGGGCGCGCCTGCGGAGTCGATACGTGGGCTTCGTGTTCCAATCCTTCCAATTGCTTCCCAACCTGACCGCGCTGGAAAACGTGATCCTACCCCTGGAGCTGGCCGGCGCCCCGGATGCCCGCGCCCGCGGCCTCGCCATGCTGGCGCGGGTCGGCCTCGCGCAGCGGGTGAAGCATTACCCACGCCAGCTTTCCGGCGGCGAACAGCAGCGCGTTGCCCTGGCCCGGGCCTTCGTCACCGAACCCTTGATCCTGTTCGCCGACGAGCCCACCGGCAACTTGGACCGCAAAACCGGCCGGACGATCATCGATCTCCTGTTCGAGCTGAACCGGGAGAAAAACACCACCCTGGTGCTGGTCACCCACGACGAGGCCCTGGCCGCCCGCTGCCAGCGTACCATCCGGTTGGAGGATGGGAGGATCGTGGGCCATAGCGGCTAG
- a CDS encoding asparagine synthetase B family protein, with product MAMLFGCHDPALTAPGLEQLLERLGEAKPFRDRRQRAVVADGACVACDGDAHQGADGVLTAMVGFPRWTDPQLGALARDLGPAAALAEAYRRHGEDLWRTLQDAFSLAVLDTARGRILLALDRIGQQHLYYARTDRGLAFGSRADVLLRVPGVTDDIDPQALFDYLYAHHCPSPGSIYRQIRKLEGAELLVFEGSRLRIVRYWLPEFQEHGVHLEPLGEELRSTLFAAVARFDGSGTPVGAFLSGGLDSSTVAGALARARPEPADTFSIGFPVPDYDEMAYARIAAEHFRTRSHEYYLTPDAAVAAIPTIAAACDEPFGNSSALPAYFCAKLAREQGMALLLAGDGGDELFGGNERYRKQLLFQRYATLPGLLRGALETGLGGLPAALVGRFPLRKLARYVEQARTPLPDRLQDYNFLHRVPLDQVFTPEFLAAVDSEAPLAAQRECYARPDNASALNRMLYLDWKVTLHDNDLVKVNRMCQLAGIEVAYPLLDDAVVQLSCRIPSALKVRQGVLRWFYKRAMTGVLPEAILNKTKHGFGLPFGVWLKDHGPLQQLAYDSVAQLKERPYFRPAFLDQAIRLHRSGHAAYFGELIWVLMMLELWFETRSPR from the coding sequence ATGGCTATGCTGTTCGGTTGCCATGACCCGGCCCTGACCGCGCCGGGATTGGAGCAGCTGCTGGAGCGCTTGGGCGAGGCTAAGCCGTTCCGCGATCGGCGCCAGAGGGCAGTGGTGGCAGACGGCGCCTGCGTCGCCTGTGACGGCGATGCCCATCAGGGCGCGGACGGGGTGCTGACCGCCATGGTCGGCTTTCCCCGCTGGACCGACCCACAGCTCGGCGCCCTGGCCCGGGATCTCGGTCCTGCCGCGGCCCTGGCCGAAGCCTACCGGCGCCATGGCGAGGACCTGTGGCGCACGCTTCAGGATGCCTTCAGCCTGGCAGTGTTGGACACCGCCCGCGGCCGGATACTGCTGGCGCTGGATCGGATCGGCCAGCAACACCTCTACTATGCCCGCACCGACCGGGGGCTGGCCTTCGGTTCCCGGGCCGATGTCCTACTCCGGGTGCCCGGCGTGACCGACGACATCGATCCCCAGGCACTCTTCGATTACCTCTATGCCCATCATTGCCCCAGCCCGGGTTCCATCTACCGCCAGATCCGCAAACTGGAAGGGGCGGAACTGCTGGTCTTCGAGGGCAGCCGGTTGCGCATCGTTCGCTACTGGCTGCCGGAGTTCCAGGAACACGGCGTGCACCTGGAACCTTTGGGCGAGGAGCTGCGCTCAACCCTGTTCGCTGCCGTGGCCCGCTTTGACGGTTCCGGAACGCCGGTGGGCGCTTTCCTCAGCGGCGGGCTGGACAGCTCCACGGTGGCCGGAGCCCTAGCCCGCGCCCGTCCCGAACCGGCCGATACCTTTTCCATCGGCTTCCCGGTGCCGGATTATGACGAAATGGCCTATGCCCGGATCGCCGCCGAGCATTTCCGCACCCGTTCGCACGAGTATTACCTGACCCCAGACGCCGCCGTCGCCGCCATCCCCACCATCGCCGCCGCTTGCGACGAGCCGTTTGGCAATTCCTCGGCGCTGCCCGCCTATTTCTGCGCCAAACTGGCCCGCGAGCAAGGCATGGCCTTGCTGTTGGCGGGCGACGGCGGGGACGAGTTGTTCGGCGGCAATGAGCGCTACCGGAAGCAGCTTTTGTTCCAGCGCTATGCTACCTTGCCCGGTTTGCTGCGCGGCGCCCTGGAAACCGGCCTCGGCGGCCTGCCGGCGGCCCTGGTCGGGCGGTTCCCGCTGCGCAAGCTGGCCCGCTACGTGGAACAGGCCAGGACTCCCCTGCCGGACCGCCTGCAGGACTACAACTTCCTGCACCGGGTGCCGCTCGATCAAGTGTTCACACCGGAGTTCCTGGCCGCCGTGGACAGCGAGGCGCCGTTGGCCGCCCAGCGGGAGTGTTACGCCCGGCCGGACAATGCCTCGGCCCTCAACCGGATGCTCTACCTCGACTGGAAGGTCACCCTGCACGACAACGACCTGGTCAAGGTCAACCGGATGTGCCAATTGGCCGGGATCGAAGTGGCCTATCCGCTGCTGGACGATGCCGTGGTGCAGCTCTCCTGCCGGATTCCCTCGGCCCTCAAGGTCCGCCAGGGAGTGCTGCGCTGGTTCTACAAGCGGGCCATGACCGGGGTGCTGCCGGAGGCGATCCTGAACAAGACCAAACACGGTTTCGGCCTGCCCTTCGGGGTGTGGCTCAAGGACCACGGGCCGCTCCAGCAACTCGCCTACGATAGCGTGGCGCAGCTGAAAGAGCGGCCGTACTTTCGCCCGGCCTTCCTCGATCAGGCCATCCGCCTGCACCGCTCGGGACACGCGGCCTATTTCGGCGAGCTCATATGGGTGTTGATGATGCTGGAACTGTGGTTCGAGACCCGGTCGCCGCGCTGA
- a CDS encoding glycosyltransferase has protein sequence MVRDPVAALMHPAPRIVVFSSLFPSSVRPTAGVFIRERMFRVGAQLPLTVVAPVPYFPLQGLIRRWRPNYRPLPKPVEEQQGFRVHYPRFLAVPGLFRTLDGLSMALCCLPLLWRLKKQGYNLIDAHFAYPDGYAATRLGRWLHLPVTITLRGTEAPQARCPRRRRLMLAALASAQRVFAVAESLKRLVTELGAEAGKIQVVGNGVDTEIFHPVDKAEARRALGLPPAAPVLISVGGLVERKGFHRVIELLPALKRRHPDLHYLVVGGGGPEGDWSARLRRQVAELGLEDTVRFLGALPPARLKEPLSAADVFVLATANEGWANVFLEAMACGLPVVTTEVGGNREVVCREDLGRIVPFGQPEALLEALDQALRHPWDRAAIIAYARANAWDGRVAALCQAFRELVENTYRDSR, from the coding sequence GTGGTTCGAGACCCGGTCGCCGCGCTGATGCACCCGGCACCGCGGATCGTGGTGTTCAGCTCCCTATTCCCCAGCTCGGTGCGGCCCACGGCCGGGGTGTTCATTCGGGAGCGGATGTTTCGGGTCGGTGCCCAGCTTCCCCTGACAGTGGTGGCGCCGGTACCCTATTTTCCCCTGCAGGGACTGATCCGCCGTTGGCGGCCCAATTACCGCCCGCTGCCGAAGCCGGTGGAGGAACAGCAGGGTTTCCGAGTGCATTACCCGCGGTTCCTGGCGGTGCCGGGCCTGTTCCGGACCCTGGATGGGCTGTCCATGGCCCTGTGCTGCCTGCCGCTGCTGTGGCGCCTAAAAAAGCAGGGCTACAACCTCATCGACGCCCATTTCGCCTACCCCGACGGGTATGCGGCGACGCGCCTGGGCCGCTGGCTGCACCTGCCGGTGACCATCACCCTGCGCGGCACCGAAGCGCCCCAGGCCCGCTGTCCGCGCCGCCGGCGGCTGATGCTGGCGGCCCTGGCCAGCGCCCAGCGGGTATTTGCGGTGGCGGAGTCGCTGAAGCGGCTGGTGACGGAACTGGGCGCCGAGGCCGGGAAGATCCAGGTGGTGGGAAACGGCGTCGACACGGAGATCTTCCACCCGGTGGACAAGGCCGAGGCGCGCCGGGCCCTCGGCCTGCCGCCGGCGGCCCCGGTCCTGATCTCGGTGGGCGGCCTGGTGGAGCGCAAGGGCTTCCACCGGGTCATCGAACTGCTGCCGGCCCTAAAGCGCCGGCACCCGGATCTGCATTACCTGGTGGTGGGGGGCGGCGGACCGGAGGGGGACTGGTCCGCCCGGCTGCGGCGGCAGGTGGCCGAACTGGGTCTAGAAGACACGGTCCGCTTCCTCGGCGCCTTGCCCCCGGCGCGCCTGAAGGAACCCCTGTCAGCGGCGGATGTGTTCGTGCTGGCCACCGCCAACGAGGGCTGGGCGAACGTATTCCTGGAGGCCATGGCCTGCGGGCTTCCGGTGGTTACCACCGAGGTGGGCGGCAACCGGGAAGTGGTGTGCCGGGAGGATCTGGGTCGGATCGTGCCTTTCGGCCAGCCGGAGGCGCTCCTGGAAGCCCTGGATCAGGCTCTGCGCCATCCCTGGGACCGGGCGGCGATCATCGCCTACGCCCGCGCCAACGCCTGGGACGGGCGGGTGGCGGCACTGTGCCAGGCCTTTCGGGAGCTGGTAGAGAATACCTACCGCGACAGCCGCTGA
- a CDS encoding GtrA family protein, producing the protein MIRPVLKRAVRFGITGVLVTGCHSAYAVAAVELNGWRPTLANGLAFTFATMISYLLNARWSFSSRASAATFAKFWSVCGIGLLLAIGIGRAVEHTGLPYGAAIVLTSVVVPPVSFTLHTLWTFRGTAPGPVPSHPRQPAATRKRRRKGRRPYQRLSR; encoded by the coding sequence GTGATCAGGCCTGTGCTGAAACGGGCGGTTCGCTTCGGCATCACCGGAGTGTTGGTGACCGGCTGCCATTCCGCCTATGCGGTGGCCGCTGTCGAGCTCAACGGCTGGCGGCCGACCCTGGCGAACGGTCTGGCGTTCACCTTCGCCACCATGATTTCCTACTTGCTGAACGCCCGGTGGAGTTTTTCCAGCCGGGCATCCGCCGCGACGTTCGCGAAATTCTGGAGTGTGTGCGGGATCGGCCTGCTTCTCGCGATCGGTATCGGCCGCGCCGTGGAGCACACCGGCCTCCCCTACGGCGCTGCGATCGTGCTCACCTCGGTGGTGGTGCCGCCGGTCAGCTTCACCCTGCACACCCTGTGGACCTTCCGCGGCACTGCCCCCGGCCCGGTGCCGAGCCACCCGCGGCAGCCCGCCGCAACCCGCAAGCGCAGGCGGAAAGGCCGCCGGCCCTATCAGCGGCTGTCGCGGTAG
- a CDS encoding class I SAM-dependent methyltransferase, whose protein sequence is MSPEIYEIMAQTEGEHWWFVGRRRILAGVIKDMGLAPSARILEIGAGTGGNLDMLRRFGQVEAVEMDDYARTMARQKSGIPVRKGQLPDGLPGDLGRFELVCLFDVLEHIEDDVAALERLRGLLQPRGRILLTVPAHNWLWSSHDVRLHHFRRYSGALLRRRCEAAGLGIVRLSYFNLWLSPLAVLARLAGRLAQQEGSLGEETPSAPINWAFRVLFSSEAALLRRFDLPFGISLLTILEAA, encoded by the coding sequence ATGAGTCCGGAAATCTACGAAATCATGGCCCAAACCGAGGGCGAGCATTGGTGGTTCGTGGGGCGGCGTCGGATTCTGGCCGGGGTGATCAAGGACATGGGGTTGGCGCCTTCGGCCCGGATCCTGGAGATCGGTGCCGGCACCGGCGGCAACCTGGACATGCTGCGCCGCTTCGGCCAGGTGGAAGCGGTCGAGATGGACGATTACGCGCGGACTATGGCGAGGCAAAAGAGCGGGATTCCTGTGCGTAAGGGCCAGCTGCCCGACGGACTACCCGGCGACCTCGGCCGTTTCGAACTCGTGTGCCTGTTCGACGTGTTGGAACACATCGAAGACGACGTCGCGGCCCTGGAGCGCTTGCGGGGTTTGCTGCAGCCCCGCGGCCGGATCCTGCTGACGGTGCCGGCCCACAACTGGCTGTGGAGCAGCCACGACGTGCGCTTGCACCATTTCCGCCGCTACAGCGGGGCGCTGTTACGGCGGCGCTGCGAGGCCGCGGGGCTCGGCATCGTGCGCCTGTCCTACTTCAACCTGTGGCTGTCGCCGCTCGCGGTGTTGGCCCGGCTGGCAGGGCGCCTGGCCCAGCAGGAGGGCAGCTTGGGGGAGGAGACGCCGTCGGCGCCGATCAACTGGGCCTTTCGGGTCCTGTTCAGCAGTGAAGCTGCCTTGCTGCGCCGCTTCGACCTGCCGTTTGGAATCTCCCTGCTCACGATTCTCGAGGCGGCGTGA